In one Silene latifolia isolate original U9 population chromosome 10, ASM4854445v1, whole genome shotgun sequence genomic region, the following are encoded:
- the LOC141605110 gene encoding uncharacterized protein LOC141605110 — MMNQTHQTLFLLLTLLLLIHQTTVQFSNAGKIHITDDLDDVVDDEEDDDWINWGKKKPSPSPQPEFNPSDLDSMDPAQIQAEMSKFQTGPGFGFVKLRLGVQRTQDEVSETAMKWTKVLKTGGLEVKFMGVDLSTVMFTMEAGQDIDEVKEFILEQKDAYEVKIGNNAYRRPGDPPLEEVIETLRREKDNKDEL, encoded by the exons ATGATGAACCAAACCCATCAAACACTCTTTCTACTCCTAACTCTACTACTCCTTATCCACCAAACCACCGTTCAATTCAGCAATGCCGGCAAAATCCACATCACTGACGACCTCGACGACGTCGTTGACGACGAAGAAGACGATGATTGGATTAATTGGGGCAAGAAGAAACCAAGCCCATCACCACAACCCGAATTCAACCCATCTGATTTAGACTCTATGGACCCGGCTCAGATCCAAGCTGAGATGTCTAAGTTTCAAACTGGACCCGGTTTCGGGTTCGTTAAGCTTAGATTAGGCGTTCAAAGAACCCAG GATGAAGTTTCTGAGACGGCAATGAAATGGACTAAAGTTCTGAAAACGGGAGGTTTAGAGGTGAAGTTCATGGGGGTGGATCTCAGTACCGTTATGTTCACTATGGAGGCAGGGCAGGACATTGATGAG GTGAAGGAGTTCATATTGGAGCAGAAAGACGCATATGAAGTCAAAATAGGAAACAATGCTTACCGCAGACCAGGAGATCCTCCCCTAGAGGAGGTCATTGAAACGCTGCGTAGAGAGAAAGATAATAAAGATGAACTTTAG